The Gammaproteobacteria bacterium genome window below encodes:
- a CDS encoding 2Fe-2S iron-sulfur cluster binding domain-containing protein codes for MLQFHPATIVEKHNETDDSVLLTLEVAAEFADEYRYSQGQHLPVRATIDGNELRRTYSICSSVSDATLRLGIRIQGKVSGYLAEQLEVGDTLEVMPPTGHFQTPVDPQQQKTYAAFVAGSGITPILSIAKTALETEPDSRFFIFYGNRKRSSTMFIEELCALKNNYPERLALHFIMSQEENEIPLYSGRVDGVRVKLLHQAFLAETRPDDIFVCGPNPMIDDVTDSLIELGYDAERIHSERFRPNQPDSVPAQPDRAPPPDGVRVTVVMDGNRQTFAMEDAEQTLLDAALDLDIDLPYSCMGGVCSTCRTKLVKGKVNMEVNSALEDWELEEGYVLTCQSRPESDEIELDYDQA; via the coding sequence ATGCTGCAATTTCATCCGGCGACGATCGTCGAAAAGCACAATGAGACTGACGACTCGGTGCTGCTTACTCTCGAAGTAGCTGCTGAATTCGCGGACGAGTATCGCTACAGCCAGGGCCAGCATCTGCCGGTGCGCGCCACCATCGATGGCAATGAACTGCGCCGCACCTATTCGATTTGCTCCAGCGTCAGCGACGCCACGCTGCGGCTGGGCATACGCATACAGGGAAAGGTTTCCGGCTACCTCGCGGAGCAACTCGAGGTTGGCGATACCCTCGAAGTCATGCCGCCGACCGGCCATTTCCAGACTCCGGTCGATCCGCAGCAGCAGAAAACCTATGCGGCTTTCGTGGCCGGCAGCGGCATCACGCCAATCCTGTCGATTGCCAAAACAGCACTGGAAACCGAACCGGACAGCCGTTTTTTTATCTTTTATGGCAATCGCAAGCGTTCTTCGACCATGTTTATTGAAGAACTCTGCGCGCTTAAGAACAATTATCCGGAGCGGCTGGCGCTGCACTTCATCATGAGCCAGGAAGAAAACGAAATACCACTTTATTCAGGTCGCGTCGACGGTGTCAGAGTCAAGCTGCTACACCAGGCATTTCTCGCGGAGACCCGACCTGACGATATTTTCGTTTGTGGACCCAATCCAATGATTGACGACGTGACAGATTCATTGATCGAACTCGGCTACGATGCTGAACGCATTCATTCCGAGCGATTCCGGCCGAACCAGCCAGACAGCGTGCCGGCACAACCCGATAGGGCACCGCCACCGGACGGCGTCCGTGTTACCGTGGTGATGGATGGCAACCGCCAGACTTTCGCCATGGAGGATGCGGAGCAGACTCTGCTGGATGCGGCGCTGGATCTGGACATCGACCTGCCCTATTCGTGCATGGGCGGTGTGTGCTCGACCTGCCGCACGAAGCTGGTCAAAGGCAAAGTCAATATGGAAGTCAATTCCGCGCTGGAGGACTGGGAACTGGAAGAAGGCTACGTGCTGACCTGCCAGTCGCGGCCGGAATCCGACGAAATCGAACTCGATTACGACCAGGCCTGA
- a CDS encoding efflux RND transporter periplasmic adaptor subunit: MRVAVFAIVLATVLVDLAGAQGRPAPSVSIDTATEEAMASVFLAPGTVVSRNDARISAEIAGRLTDVAEVGTQVARGDVIAAIEDRPLQLQLRENNANIRRLRANAEYLQAQLERFERLAQKSDVTRNQIDELRSQIEMANQDIIRAQVQRDQTLYQIGQTKITAPFNGRVIERSASVGEYTTPGGVVVRLVDTENIEIRVQAPVAVARYLADGMGVAIRDDRGKTQTEIRSVVGVGDERSRMVEVRVALDGAGWIIGSAVRVELPQSEPTVVVAVPRDALILRENATYLYKVNEDNTVQQVPVQTGMGNGSRIEVRGDVVNGDRVVIRGGERLRPGQAVVIIQDS, from the coding sequence ATGAGAGTGGCAGTTTTCGCAATTGTGCTGGCGACCGTTTTGGTCGATCTGGCCGGTGCCCAGGGCCGGCCGGCACCATCGGTCAGCATCGACACCGCGACAGAAGAGGCCATGGCGTCGGTCTTTCTGGCGCCCGGCACCGTCGTCAGCCGCAATGATGCGCGCATTTCGGCGGAAATCGCCGGCCGTCTTACCGACGTAGCGGAGGTAGGTACGCAGGTTGCGCGCGGTGATGTCATCGCGGCAATAGAGGATCGGCCGCTACAGCTGCAGCTGCGCGAAAACAACGCAAACATTCGCCGATTGCGGGCCAATGCGGAATACCTGCAGGCCCAGCTGGAAAGATTCGAGCGGCTGGCGCAAAAGAGTGACGTAACACGAAACCAGATCGATGAGTTGCGCTCGCAAATCGAGATGGCCAACCAGGACATCATCCGCGCCCAGGTGCAGCGTGACCAGACGCTGTACCAGATTGGCCAGACAAAAATCACTGCGCCGTTCAACGGGCGGGTAATCGAGCGCAGCGCCAGCGTCGGTGAGTACACAACACCTGGTGGCGTCGTTGTTCGTCTGGTTGATACAGAGAATATCGAGATCAGGGTGCAGGCGCCGGTCGCGGTGGCACGCTACCTCGCAGATGGTATGGGTGTGGCGATACGCGACGATCGGGGCAAAACGCAAACCGAGATCCGGTCCGTTGTCGGTGTCGGCGACGAACGCTCCCGAATGGTCGAGGTGCGGGTCGCGCTCGATGGGGCTGGCTGGATTATCGGCTCGGCGGTACGGGTGGAGCTTCCGCAGAGTGAGCCGACCGTCGTTGTAGCGGTGCCGCGCGACGCGCTGATCCTGCGCGAGAACGCCACCTACCTGTACAAGGTCAATGAAGACAACACGGTGCAACAGGTGCCGGTGCAGACCGGCATGGGCAATGGTTCACGCATCGAAGTCAGGGGCGATGTCGTGAATGGCGACCGGGTTGTAATTCGTGGCGGTGAAAGGCTGCGTCCCGGGCAGGCCGTCGTGATTATCCAGGACTCCTGA
- a CDS encoding 2-(1,2-epoxy-1,2-dihydrophenyl)acetyl-CoA isomerase translates to MTYETIELRLTDGYAELTLNRPDALNSFNTAMHAEVKDALARVEHDDEIRALLLTGAGRGFCAGQDLSDRQVNKGDDPVDLGHTLDTLYNPLVRKLASLPLPVVCAVNGVAAGAGANIALACDIVLAARSARFIQAFCKIGLLPDSGGTWILPRLVGRARAAALAFLGEPLSASDAADWGLIYRAVDDEQLLPQAREMCAHFATQPTLGLAGIKQALRASWANDFDQQLELERDLQQKLGRSADYREGVAAFLEKRQPTFRGR, encoded by the coding sequence ATGACTTACGAAACAATCGAATTGCGCCTAACCGATGGCTATGCAGAGCTGACGCTGAACCGGCCGGACGCACTCAACAGCTTCAATACCGCGATGCACGCAGAGGTAAAGGACGCTTTGGCGCGGGTCGAACATGACGACGAAATTCGCGCGTTGTTGCTGACTGGCGCCGGTCGCGGGTTTTGCGCCGGCCAGGACCTGTCCGACCGGCAGGTCAACAAGGGTGATGACCCGGTCGACCTGGGTCATACGCTGGACACCTTGTACAACCCGCTGGTACGCAAGCTGGCATCACTGCCGCTGCCGGTGGTGTGCGCCGTGAACGGTGTCGCAGCCGGCGCCGGGGCCAATATCGCGCTGGCCTGCGACATCGTGCTGGCAGCAAGGTCAGCCAGGTTTATCCAGGCGTTCTGCAAGATCGGCCTGCTGCCGGACTCCGGCGGTACCTGGATACTGCCGCGACTGGTCGGTCGCGCACGCGCCGCGGCGCTCGCCTTTCTCGGCGAACCGTTGTCCGCCAGTGACGCTGCTGACTGGGGCCTTATATATCGCGCCGTCGACGACGAGCAACTGCTACCACAAGCGCGCGAGATGTGCGCGCATTTTGCCACCCAGCCAACCCTGGGGCTGGCCGGTATCAAGCAGGCACTGCGTGCCAGCTGGGCCAATGATTTTGACCAGCAGCTCGAGCTGGAACGCGACCTGCAGCAAAAACTGGGGCGCAGCGCAGATTATCGCGAGGGCGTCGCCGCATTTCTGGAAAAACGCCAGCCCACATTCAGGGGGCGATGA
- the paaJ gene encoding phenylacetate-CoA oxygenase subunit PaaJ, with product MSAAANAGEQRIWQLLADVPDPEIPVLSVVDLGIVRWVRADEPQVTVGVAPTYTGCPATEVIAASIVAHLRQHGIEPQIEPVLSPPWTTDWISAAGREKLAQYGIAPPAGSSKAALTGEDLAIACPRCESTTTSKVSEFGSTPCKASYKCGDCLEPFEYFKCI from the coding sequence ATGAGCGCAGCAGCGAATGCGGGCGAACAGCGCATCTGGCAGTTGCTGGCCGACGTACCCGACCCGGAAATCCCGGTGTTGAGCGTTGTCGATCTGGGTATTGTGCGCTGGGTACGGGCTGATGAACCGCAGGTAACAGTAGGCGTTGCACCAACCTATACAGGCTGCCCCGCCACCGAAGTCATTGCCGCCAGTATCGTGGCTCACCTGCGGCAACACGGCATCGAGCCACAGATCGAGCCGGTTTTGTCGCCGCCGTGGACTACCGACTGGATCAGCGCCGCGGGCCGGGAGAAACTTGCGCAGTACGGTATCGCACCGCCGGCCGGCAGCAGCAAGGCTGCACTGACTGGCGAGGACCTGGCCATTGCCTGCCCGCGCTGCGAGAGCACGACGACCAGCAAGGTCAGTGAATTTGGCTCAACGCCGTGCAAGGCGTCATACAAGTGCGGCGATTGCCTCGAACCTTTCGAATACTTCAAGTGCATCTGA
- the paaI gene encoding hydroxyphenylacetyl-CoA thioesterase PaaI codes for MTDDLELARACAAHMFADDRASQELGIAIDIPAAGSATATMSVTPTMINGHDVCHGGYLFTLADTAFAFACNGYNQVSVAAGASIEYLAPVRAGDRLTARAIERHRGRRSGTYDVEVHNQQQRLVAVFRGRAAALGRPLLPDPT; via the coding sequence ATGACAGACGATCTGGAACTGGCACGCGCCTGTGCCGCGCACATGTTTGCCGATGACCGCGCATCGCAGGAACTCGGTATCGCGATCGATATTCCTGCCGCCGGCAGCGCGACCGCTACCATGTCGGTAACGCCGACCATGATCAACGGCCACGACGTTTGCCACGGCGGCTACCTGTTCACGCTTGCCGACACCGCGTTTGCCTTCGCCTGCAACGGGTATAACCAGGTGTCGGTGGCGGCCGGTGCATCGATCGAGTACCTCGCACCGGTGCGCGCCGGCGACCGGCTGACCGCCCGTGCCATCGAACGTCACCGCGGCCGCCGCAGCGGTACCTACGATGTGGAGGTCCACAATCAGCAGCAGCGGCTGGTCGCGGTTTTTCGCGGACGTGCCGCGGCGCTGGGACGGCCATTGCTGCCTGACCCGACATGA
- a CDS encoding enoyl-CoA hydratase/isomerase family protein, whose protein sequence is MNVDQYKASFPSLRFSDRGDRILEIILSSEGRLNAADAGMHGELAGVWRMIDADSNVNAVLVRGDGKAFSSGGDFELIQSMIDDDKTLARVWKEARDLVYNLVNCSKPVVSAIHGPAVGAGLAVALLADVSVAARSAKILDGHTRLGVAAGDHAVLVWPLLCGMAKAKYYLLTNQPLDGAEAERIGLVSLCVDDEQLSDRALEVARQLAQASPGAVRWTKYALNNWLRSAGPAFDASLALEFMGFRQPDIREGLAAARDKRKPDFDPDSPL, encoded by the coding sequence ATGAATGTTGACCAGTACAAAGCTTCCTTTCCGTCATTACGATTTTCCGATCGCGGTGACCGCATCCTGGAAATAATCTTGTCCAGCGAAGGGCGGCTGAATGCTGCCGATGCCGGCATGCATGGTGAGCTGGCCGGCGTCTGGCGCATGATCGACGCCGACAGCAACGTCAATGCGGTGCTGGTACGTGGCGACGGCAAGGCTTTTTCTTCCGGCGGCGATTTTGAACTCATCCAGTCAATGATCGATGACGACAAGACACTCGCGCGAGTCTGGAAAGAAGCGCGCGACCTGGTCTACAACCTGGTCAACTGTTCCAAGCCGGTCGTGTCTGCGATTCATGGTCCAGCTGTAGGCGCCGGGCTGGCGGTGGCGCTGCTGGCCGACGTTTCTGTTGCTGCACGCAGCGCGAAAATTCTCGATGGCCACACCCGGCTTGGCGTCGCTGCCGGAGATCATGCGGTGCTGGTCTGGCCGCTGTTGTGCGGCATGGCAAAGGCAAAATACTACCTGCTGACAAACCAGCCACTGGACGGCGCCGAGGCCGAACGCATTGGCCTGGTTTCGCTGTGCGTTGACGATGAACAGCTGTCCGACCGCGCCCTGGAAGTGGCCCGGCAGCTGGCACAGGCCAGCCCTGGCGCCGTGCGCTGGACCAAGTACGCGCTGAACAACTGGCTGCGCAGCGCCGGCCCGGCGTTCGATGCATCGCTCGCGCTGGAATTCATGGGCTTTCGCCAGCCCGATATTCGTGAAGGCCTCGCCGCCGCACGCGACAAGCGCAAGCCGGATTTCGACCCCGACTCGCCGCTCTGA
- a CDS encoding efflux RND transporter permease subunit yields MSLTLNSIRNPAGIGVVVAIILFFGLFSLSKLPIQLFPNIDEPQISINTGWRAASPREVESEIVEPLEEVLQGLPGLKELNAGANKGDAWINLTFGLGTDMQKTLIDVISRLNRLQPLPRDANPPQVNLGGGRGGGGANETLTWFFVQLLPGTAGPVEEYQRTIEEILKPRLETIPGVAGVIVHAGQQQQLQIVFDPYRAAELAIPIPQVAAVAGRANDVSGGFVDVGRRQYTLRFAGRYSPEQLSELILDWRDGRPVRLGDIADIALSRGDRTGFTVQNGNPAMGVEIFRESGANALQTLNEVKKVVAQVREEQLQPMGLSIHQSFDASVFIYRAISLVTSNLGIGILLAIGVLWWFLRQGRATLLVATAIPISLLSTFVVLYLTGRTLNVISLAGLAFAVGMVLDAAIVVLENIVRLREAGRSADDAAAEGTSQVWGALLASTATTVAIFLPVIFLKDVEGQLFADLALTIAIAVSISLLVAVTVLPTAAAKWLRNEPIPDRHAAMWSRMSDAITRLTDVPARRYLTIAVLMGVPILTTVMLMPKLDYLPPVKRDAIDGFFRFPPGANAEVIENEIFRKMVDRLEPYMSGREEPALKNYYIIFWGNGGTIGARVKDQSRVKELEKIIREEVTAGLPDTSAFVMQGNLFGGFGGGRNISLQMQSSDTAALMSAAREGMDILAEVMPEAQVQPWPGTEMAEPELRLIPNDDRINEAGWTRETMSNVVRALGDGIWIGEHFDGEKRMDIILRAEKWSNPEELEAVPLMTANGVIPLGQMVRIERTVGPNQIFRIDRRRTVALNVTPPEGMSLEEGIAILRADVEPKLREMLPADGGIRYGGSADALKNAVSNMVENFGLAIIVLFLLMSALFRSIRDSIMVLMALPLATVGGVIAIRLLNLISFQPMDLLTMIGFIILMGLVVNNAILLVHQTRSAEREGLHRREAINQALRVRMRPIFMSTLTSIFGMLPLVLVAGAGSVIYRGLAAVIVGGMLVSTVFTLLLLPTLLRVGERKPDPVLASGLATAATPQTRVIE; encoded by the coding sequence GTGAGCCTGACACTTAATTCGATTCGCAACCCTGCCGGTATCGGCGTGGTCGTCGCGATCATCCTGTTTTTCGGCCTGTTCAGCCTGAGCAAACTGCCGATCCAGCTGTTTCCGAACATCGACGAGCCGCAAATCTCGATCAATACAGGCTGGCGTGCAGCTTCTCCGCGCGAAGTCGAATCGGAGATTGTCGAGCCGCTCGAGGAAGTGCTGCAGGGGCTGCCGGGGTTGAAAGAGCTCAACGCCGGCGCCAACAAGGGTGATGCCTGGATAAACCTGACCTTCGGTCTCGGCACCGATATGCAGAAGACGCTGATTGACGTTATCAGTCGTCTGAACCGGCTGCAGCCACTGCCACGTGACGCCAATCCACCGCAGGTAAATCTCGGCGGAGGTCGTGGCGGCGGTGGTGCAAACGAAACCCTTACCTGGTTTTTTGTGCAGCTGCTGCCGGGCACCGCCGGGCCGGTTGAGGAATACCAGCGCACTATCGAGGAAATACTCAAGCCACGACTGGAGACCATACCGGGTGTTGCCGGCGTAATCGTTCACGCCGGACAGCAGCAACAGCTGCAAATTGTCTTTGACCCGTACCGCGCCGCCGAGCTTGCCATCCCGATACCCCAGGTCGCAGCCGTTGCCGGCCGCGCGAATGACGTATCCGGCGGTTTCGTCGATGTCGGACGACGCCAGTACACCCTGCGTTTTGCCGGGCGCTATTCGCCAGAGCAACTGTCGGAGCTAATCCTCGACTGGCGTGATGGCCGGCCGGTGCGGCTTGGCGATATTGCCGATATCGCCCTCAGTCGCGGTGACCGCACCGGATTTACGGTGCAAAACGGCAACCCGGCAATGGGTGTGGAAATATTTCGGGAGTCTGGCGCCAACGCATTGCAGACGCTCAATGAGGTCAAAAAAGTTGTGGCGCAGGTTCGCGAAGAACAGCTACAGCCAATGGGCCTGTCGATTCACCAGTCTTTCGATGCATCGGTGTTTATTTACCGGGCAATCTCGCTGGTTACCAGTAATCTCGGTATTGGCATCCTGCTGGCTATCGGCGTGCTGTGGTGGTTCCTGCGTCAGGGTCGTGCCACGCTGCTCGTCGCTACGGCGATACCTATCTCCCTGCTTTCGACCTTTGTGGTGCTGTACCTGACCGGGCGAACGCTGAACGTCATATCGCTGGCCGGCCTGGCATTCGCGGTCGGTATGGTGCTCGATGCGGCAATTGTCGTGCTGGAGAACATAGTCAGGTTGCGCGAAGCAGGGCGCAGTGCCGACGATGCCGCCGCTGAGGGAACATCCCAGGTGTGGGGGGCGCTGCTGGCATCGACGGCAACGACGGTTGCGATATTCCTGCCGGTGATTTTTCTCAAAGACGTAGAGGGTCAGCTTTTTGCTGATCTGGCGCTGACTATTGCGATTGCAGTATCCATTTCGCTGCTGGTTGCCGTCACCGTGCTGCCAACGGCGGCGGCGAAGTGGCTGCGTAACGAACCTATACCCGACCGGCATGCAGCCATGTGGTCACGCATGTCCGATGCGATTACGCGCCTGACGGATGTGCCGGCGCGCCGCTACCTGACTATCGCGGTGCTGATGGGTGTACCGATACTGACAACCGTCATGCTAATGCCGAAGCTGGATTACCTGCCGCCGGTCAAGCGCGATGCGATTGACGGGTTCTTTCGCTTTCCGCCTGGTGCCAATGCCGAAGTTATCGAAAATGAGATCTTTCGCAAGATGGTCGACCGGCTGGAGCCTTACATGTCAGGTCGTGAAGAGCCGGCGCTGAAGAATTACTACATTATCTTCTGGGGTAATGGCGGCACTATCGGGGCGCGGGTCAAGGACCAGTCGCGCGTCAAGGAGCTGGAAAAAATTATCCGCGAGGAGGTAACCGCCGGCCTGCCGGATACTTCAGCATTCGTGATGCAGGGGAACCTGTTTGGCGGTTTTGGCGGTGGCCGAAATATTTCGCTGCAAATGCAGTCTTCCGACACGGCTGCGCTGATGAGTGCTGCGCGTGAAGGTATGGACATACTTGCCGAGGTGATGCCCGAGGCGCAGGTGCAGCCCTGGCCCGGCACCGAGATGGCCGAGCCGGAATTGCGGCTGATCCCGAACGACGACAGGATCAATGAGGCCGGATGGACCCGCGAGACGATGTCGAATGTGGTGCGGGCGCTCGGCGACGGTATCTGGATCGGCGAACATTTCGACGGCGAAAAACGCATGGACATTATTCTGCGCGCCGAGAAATGGAGTAATCCGGAGGAACTGGAGGCGGTGCCGTTGATGACAGCCAACGGGGTGATCCCGCTGGGGCAGATGGTCCGGATCGAGCGTACCGTGGGACCAAACCAGATCTTTCGCATAGACCGGCGCCGCACCGTGGCGCTTAACGTGACGCCGCCGGAAGGTATGTCGCTGGAGGAGGGCATTGCAATCCTGCGTGCCGACGTCGAGCCGAAGCTGCGCGAGATGCTGCCGGCTGATGGCGGTATCCGCTATGGCGGCAGTGCGGATGCGCTGAAGAACGCTGTATCAAACATGGTCGAGAATTTTGGCCTGGCCATCATCGTGCTGTTCCTGCTGATGAGCGCACTGTTTCGTTCGATACGTGACAGCATCATGGTGCTCATGGCCCTGCCGCTGGCCACGGTTGGTGGCGTCATTGCCATTCGCCTGCTGAACCTGATCAGTTTCCAGCCGATGGATCTGCTGACGATGATTGGTTTCATAATCCTGATGGGGCTGGTGGTTAATAACGCGATTCTGCTTGTGCACCAGACGCGTTCGGCCGAGCGCGAGGGCCTTCATCGCCGCGAAGCGATCAACCAGGCACTGCGCGTGCGCATGCGGCCGATTTTCATGAGTACGCTGACCAGTATTTTTGGCATGTTGCCGTTGGTGCTGGTAGCTGGTGCCGGTAGCGTAATCTATCGCGGGCTTGCTGCGGTCATTGTGGGCGGTATGCTGGTCAGTACGGTTTTTACTCTGCTGTTGTTACCGACGCTGCTGCGGGTCGGTGAGCGTAAACCCGACCCGGTGTTGGCCAGTGGTCTGGCGACAGCAGCGACACCACAGACGAGAGTTATCGAATGA
- the paaA gene encoding 1,2-phenylacetyl-CoA epoxidase subunit A translates to MYTQGLDQKPAAEQQAESPEQLEQFQRRIDAEEKIEPKDWMPAAYRKTLIRQISQHAHSEIVGMLPEGNWISRAPTLRRKAILLAKVQDEAGHGLYLYSACETLGISRDELVDQLLTGKAKYSSIFNYPTLTWADIGAIGWLVDGAAIMNQIPLCRCSYGPYARAMVRVCKEESFHQRQGFEIMLTLCRGNDEQKRMAQNALDRWWWPSLMMFGPGDTDSKHSAQSMAWKIKRFTNDELRQKFVDVTVPQAEHLGLQMPDPDLKWNEQRGHYDFGVIDWQEFYDVLKGNGPCNRERLGARNAAHNNGAWVREAARAYAQKQRDRRRAA, encoded by the coding sequence ATGTACACCCAGGGCCTGGACCAGAAACCCGCTGCCGAACAACAGGCTGAAAGTCCTGAACAGCTCGAGCAGTTCCAGCGCCGCATCGACGCGGAAGAGAAGATCGAGCCGAAGGACTGGATGCCGGCCGCCTACCGCAAGACGCTCATACGGCAAATCTCGCAGCATGCCCACTCGGAAATCGTCGGCATGCTGCCGGAAGGCAACTGGATCAGCCGCGCGCCGACCCTGCGCCGCAAGGCCATACTGCTGGCCAAGGTACAGGACGAAGCCGGGCATGGTCTTTACCTGTACAGCGCCTGCGAGACGCTGGGAATTTCCCGCGACGAACTGGTCGATCAGTTACTGACCGGCAAGGCAAAGTACTCCAGCATCTTCAATTACCCGACGCTGACCTGGGCTGATATCGGCGCCATCGGCTGGCTGGTCGATGGCGCGGCCATCATGAACCAGATCCCTTTGTGTCGCTGCTCCTACGGGCCGTATGCGCGCGCGATGGTGCGTGTCTGCAAGGAAGAGAGTTTTCACCAGCGCCAGGGTTTCGAGATCATGCTCACCCTGTGTCGTGGCAACGACGAGCAGAAACGCATGGCACAAAATGCGCTTGATCGCTGGTGGTGGCCCTCGCTGATGATGTTTGGCCCTGGTGATACTGATTCGAAGCACAGTGCGCAGTCGATGGCGTGGAAGATAAAACGCTTTACAAACGACGAACTGCGGCAGAAGTTTGTGGACGTAACCGTGCCGCAGGCGGAACACCTTGGCCTGCAGATGCCAGACCCGGACCTGAAATGGAACGAGCAACGTGGCCATTACGATTTCGGCGTAATTGACTGGCAGGAGTTCTACGACGTATTGAAAGGCAATGGCCCGTGCAACCGCGAACGGCTTGGCGCACGCAATGCGGCCCACAACAACGGCGCCTGGGTACGCGAGGCGGCCCGCGCCTATGCACAGAAACAGCGTGACCGGCGTCGCGCCGCCTGA
- the paaC gene encoding phenylacetate-CoA oxygenase subunit PaaC: protein MSTNQDKEMLLAHLLRLGDNALVLGQQLGDWVGHGPELEEEMAMANFALDYIGQARMFYSYAGEVEGRGRSEDDIAFLRDCIDFRNVLLVEQPNGDFAQTIGRHFLFESYYLLYLEQLTQSADQRLAEMAARMEKEIRYHLRHAQRWVIRLGDGTDESHGRMQHAIDELWRYTGELFETDAVDEWAISRDIGPDPSALAEPWREQVAATLTEATINLPEDGWMASGGRAGRHGEHLGYLLADMQFLQRAYPGLSW, encoded by the coding sequence GTGAGCACAAACCAGGACAAGGAAATGCTGCTGGCACACCTGCTGCGCCTCGGTGATAACGCGCTGGTGCTGGGACAGCAGCTTGGCGATTGGGTCGGGCACGGTCCGGAGCTGGAAGAAGAAATGGCAATGGCCAATTTTGCGCTTGACTACATCGGTCAGGCGCGGATGTTCTACAGCTATGCCGGCGAAGTGGAAGGCAGGGGTCGCAGCGAGGACGACATTGCCTTTCTTCGTGACTGCATCGACTTTCGCAATGTATTGCTGGTCGAGCAGCCCAACGGTGATTTTGCACAGACGATCGGCCGTCACTTCCTGTTTGAAAGCTACTATCTTCTTTACCTTGAGCAGCTGACGCAGTCAGCTGACCAGCGGCTGGCAGAAATGGCCGCACGGATGGAAAAGGAAATCCGGTACCACCTGCGTCACGCGCAGCGCTGGGTGATACGCCTGGGTGACGGCACCGACGAAAGCCACGGTCGCATGCAGCACGCCATAGACGAATTGTGGCGCTACACCGGAGAACTGTTCGAGACCGATGCGGTTGACGAATGGGCTATTTCTCGTGATATCGGACCGGATCCGTCTGCACTGGCCGAACCGTGGCGCGAACAGGTTGCCGCAACGCTGACCGAAGCTACCATCAACCTGCCGGAAGACGGCTGGATGGCCAGCGGCGGGCGCGCCGGCCGGCATGGCGAGCACCTCGGCTACCTGCTTGCCGACATGCAGTTCCTGCAGCGTGCCTATCCCGGCCTCAGCTGGTAA
- the paaB gene encoding 1,2-phenylacetyl-CoA epoxidase subunit B, giving the protein MSKQDWPLYEIFIRSRAGLSHRHVGSLHAADPQMALDHARDLYTRRGEGVSIWAVESRDIVASDPAEAAALFEPAEDKIYRHPTFYEVPDGVENL; this is encoded by the coding sequence ATGAGCAAGCAAGACTGGCCACTTTACGAAATTTTTATTCGCTCACGCGCGGGCCTGAGTCATCGTCATGTCGGCAGCCTGCACGCAGCCGACCCGCAGATGGCGCTGGATCATGCACGCGATCTCTATACGCGCCGCGGTGAAGGCGTCAGCATCTGGGCGGTGGAATCGCGCGATATTGTTGCTTCCGACCCGGCTGAAGCCGCCGCGCTGTTCGAACCGGCCGAAGACAAGATCTACCGGCACCCGACGTTTTACGAAGTTCCTGATGGCGTGGAAAACCTGTGA